GCCTTTCCCTTGAGCGTTTGAGGCGACCGCCAAATGCCGTAACTCGATCTCTGTGTCACCTGTCCAGACGGCAACCAATCCGCCCGCGACATGTCCATTCAGCTTGACAATCAATGCAATCTCTTTTCCCTCGACGACAAACTCGCGACGGATATTTCGATGAAATCCGAGAGATTGCCACAGGGTCCGCCAAAGGAGTTCGTCCAACTCCGTGGTGTCGGATGTTGTTGTCACTGTTTCCACGACCATCCGGTTCATTATCCATCATTTCTGCGAACGGCGGAACCCGTCAATGAAAATGAGCCCCCTCCGCAACTTGCGCTCCAAATCTCGCCGTTTCATCCAATCAGCACCTTTTCCTGGATAGCATCTTCAGGCAGTCCTCGAAGGATGTCCGCCTTGCGATCTTCGAGAATCAATTCAATAGCCTGGTGCAAACTATTCTTGGTTTCCTCGATCGCCTCCCCTTGCCCATTGGCACCAGGAATTTCCGAACCTCTATGAAGGCAAGGGGTTCTTCATATTCTGCGACAAGAGCTGCGGGCAG
The Deltaproteobacteria bacterium DNA segment above includes these coding regions:
- a CDS encoding GNAT family N-acetyltransferase, producing the protein MNRMVVETVTTTSDTTELDELLWRTLWQSLGFHRNIRREFVVEGKEIALIVKLNGHVAGGLVAVWTGDTEIELRHLAVASNAQGKGLGRTLLAELLRIASSRKCHKVRTIARNTSTGFFRKLGFQTVHGQAPEHPVFIKHGITFEIMEIIVEPCH